Below is a genomic region from Spirosoma radiotolerans.
CAGTTATCTCGACCCGCAGATTTTTGTTCATTTTGACGCTTGTAACGAGATTTGGCACGCGGGTGATGTTGGCCATCTGACGGTCGCCGAACAATTACGAACGTTCCGACCCTTACGCATTGTGAGTGGTAATATTGATAAAGAATCAAACGACTTGCCCATAAACCAGCGCTTTACCCTCGAAGGTCTGGATATTTGGATGACGCATATTGGTGGTACGCCACCCAACTATAACCCAACGACACGACCAGCGTTGAAAGCCAACCCGCCGGACTTATTTGTTTGTGGTCACTCACACATTCTCAAAGTCGTGCGAGACCCTACGATAAACAATCTGTTGTTCATCAATCCCGGCGCTGCTGGTAAGACCGGCTTTCATAAGATACGAACGGTTATCCGGTTTTCGCTTGATGCAGGTAAGATTCTCGATATGCAGGTAATTGAGTTGGGTAAAAAATAACATAAAAAAGGGGCTCTCGATCGAGAGCCCCTTTTTTATCCAGTCAATTTATATCGGTAACGATTCTGGTTCCGTTTCAGCGGGTTTGGAATCCAAACCAATGTCTTCCTTAACCTCTTCGGCTACACCTTTATTCTTATAAGCCTGGTAAACGGTTTCCCGTTCGAAAGGGCGCTTGCCGATCAGACGGACCAGGTCATTTTGGTATAAGATCTCTTTCTCAAGCAACTCTTTGGCCAAAATTTCCAGTGCATCTTTATGGTCGCTCAGCAAACCTTTTGTCCGATCGTATGCCAGGCTAACAATCTTCCGAACTTCATCATCAATGTGTTTGGCCGTCTCTTCTGAGTAAGGCTTATTGAAACTATAGTCCGATTGTTTCGAATCATAGAACGAGACATTCCCGATTTTATCGTTCATACCGTACATGGTCACCATGCTGTATGCCAACTTGGTAATGCGCTCCAGATCGCTCAGGGCACCCGTCGATACTTTGCCAAAGATGAGATCCTCAGCTGCCCGGCCACCCAACGCCATGCACATTTCGTCCATGAGTTGTTCGGTGCGGTACAGATACTGCTCGCGGGGAAGATACTGGGCATATCCAAGGGCAGCTACACCACGTGGTACGATGGTTACTTTCACGAGGGGATCGGCATGTTCGAGGTACCAGCCAGCCACGGCATGACCCGCTTCGTGGTACGCAACAATCTCTTTCTCCTCTGGCGAAATAATTTTGTTTTTCTTTTCCAGACCGCCAATGACACGATCCATCGCATCCTGGAAATCTTTCATATCA
It encodes:
- a CDS encoding metallophosphoesterase family protein, with translation MTRIGLLSDTHSYLDPQIFVHFDACNEIWHAGDVGHLTVAEQLRTFRPLRIVSGNIDKESNDLPINQRFTLEGLDIWMTHIGGTPPNYNPTTRPALKANPPDLFVCGHSHILKVVRDPTINNLLFINPGAAGKTGFHKIRTVIRFSLDAGKILDMQVIELGKK